ATCGCGGATGCTTTCGCCGGCAAGATCGAAGCGTCCAAGCGTTACCTCATCGGCGTATGGGCCGACTGGCCGAGCGGACGGCCAAGGCTTCTGGGAGCCGCCGCTGCGCTCGACTGCCTGCTCACCGCCTCGATCGAGGTCGGCGACCACATGCTGTTCGTCGGAACAATTGTCGCAACCGAGACTTCCACCCATGCCGACCCCTTGATCTGGAACCGCCTGCGATATCAGTCTCTCGACAGGGCGAGATCGTTGCCGACGCAGCTGAGCAACGGGCATGCGACCATCGTCCCAAGCAAACCTGCGGCCTGATCGGTCGATCGCTTAGGAGGACGCAA
The nucleotide sequence above comes from Ensifer adhaerens. Encoded proteins:
- a CDS encoding flavin reductase family protein yields the protein MRQTPPLSVEIDAHADMAVSKPEFANTLSHLAATVCVASAGKGAESLGRTVTATFSLSANPPSIVVSIRADSPLAALIAAEQGFSLAMLAEGQDLIADAFAGKIEASKRYLIGVWADWPSGRPRLLGAAAALDCLLTASIEVGDHMLFVGTIVATETSTHADPLIWNRLRYQSLDRARSLPTQLSNGHATIVPSKPAA